A genome region from Populus alba chromosome 5, ASM523922v2, whole genome shotgun sequence includes the following:
- the LOC118061794 gene encoding S-adenosylmethionine carrier 1, chloroplastic/mitochondrial isoform X1 produces MDAPAFQKISLGALEYKRCNSPMEPPCRFFASVSAAENKPFYFLHAMYEGIIAGGAAGVIAEAVLYPIDTIKTRLQAVHGGGKINFKGLYSGLAGNLAGVLPASAIFVGVYEPTKQKLLKSLPENLSALAQLTAGAIGGAASSLVRVPTEVVKQRMQTGQFASAPDAIRLIVSEEGFKGLYAGYGSFLLRDLPFDAIQFCIYEQMLMGYKLAAKRDPKDAEIAIVGAFAGAITGAMTTPLDVVKTRLMVQGSANQYKGIFDCARTIAKEEGTRALLKGLGPRVLWIGVGGAIFFGVLEKTKQILAQRCPQPKM; encoded by the exons ATGGATGCACCAGCTTTTCAGAAAATCTCTCTTG GTGCATTGGAGTATAAGAGGTGCAATTCTCCAATGGAGCCTCCGTGTAGATTTTTCGCATCAGTCAGTGCAGCTGAGAACAAACCATTTTATTTCTTACATGCGATGTATG AGGGCATCATAGCTGGAGGTGCTGCAGGTGTTATTGCAGAAGCAGTTTTATACCCTATTGATACAATTAAAACTCGATTGCAG GCTGTTCATGGTGGAGGGAAAATCAATTTCAAGGGTCTTTATTCTGGATTGGCTGGAAATCTTGCTGGTGTCTTACC GGCTTCTGCTATATTTGTTGGCGTATATGAACCCACAAAGCAGAAATTGCTAAAATCTTTGCCCGAAAACCTCAGTGCCTTAGCCCAGCTG ACTGCAGGTGCCATTGGAGGTGCTGCTTCTTCTCTTGTTCGTGTGCCAACAGAG GTTGTTAAGCAAAGGATGCAAACTGGGCAATTTGCTTCAGCCCCTGATGCCATCCGTCTTATTGTCTCTGAGGAGGGTTTTAAAGGTCTCTATGCG GGGTATGGATCCTTTTTATTGAGAGACTTGCCATTTGATGCAATTCAGTTTTGCATCTATGAGCAAATGCTAATGGGATATAAGTTAGCG GCAAAGAGAGATCCGAAGGATGCGGAGATCGCTATAGTTGGTGCTTTTGCTG GTGCAATAACTGGAGCCATGACTACTCCACTCGATGTAGTGAAAACCAGATTAATGGTCCAG GGATCTGCTAACCAGTACAAAGGGATTTTTGATTGTGCCAGGACCATagcaaaagaagaaggaacCCGTGCTCTTTTGAAG GGTCTTGGACCAAGAGTATTATGGATCGGTGTTGGAGGTGCAATCTTCTTTGGTGTCCTTGAAAAGACAAAGCAAATACTCGCTCAAAGGTGCCCACAGCCTAAGATGTGA
- the LOC118061794 gene encoding S-adenosylmethionine carrier 1, chloroplastic/mitochondrial isoform X2: MEPPCRFFASVSAAENKPFYFLHAMYEGIIAGGAAGVIAEAVLYPIDTIKTRLQAVHGGGKINFKGLYSGLAGNLAGVLPASAIFVGVYEPTKQKLLKSLPENLSALAQLTAGAIGGAASSLVRVPTEVVKQRMQTGQFASAPDAIRLIVSEEGFKGLYAGYGSFLLRDLPFDAIQFCIYEQMLMGYKLAAKRDPKDAEIAIVGAFAGAITGAMTTPLDVVKTRLMVQGSANQYKGIFDCARTIAKEEGTRALLKGLGPRVLWIGVGGAIFFGVLEKTKQILAQRCPQPKM; encoded by the exons ATGGAGCCTCCGTGTAGATTTTTCGCATCAGTCAGTGCAGCTGAGAACAAACCATTTTATTTCTTACATGCGATGTATG AGGGCATCATAGCTGGAGGTGCTGCAGGTGTTATTGCAGAAGCAGTTTTATACCCTATTGATACAATTAAAACTCGATTGCAG GCTGTTCATGGTGGAGGGAAAATCAATTTCAAGGGTCTTTATTCTGGATTGGCTGGAAATCTTGCTGGTGTCTTACC GGCTTCTGCTATATTTGTTGGCGTATATGAACCCACAAAGCAGAAATTGCTAAAATCTTTGCCCGAAAACCTCAGTGCCTTAGCCCAGCTG ACTGCAGGTGCCATTGGAGGTGCTGCTTCTTCTCTTGTTCGTGTGCCAACAGAG GTTGTTAAGCAAAGGATGCAAACTGGGCAATTTGCTTCAGCCCCTGATGCCATCCGTCTTATTGTCTCTGAGGAGGGTTTTAAAGGTCTCTATGCG GGGTATGGATCCTTTTTATTGAGAGACTTGCCATTTGATGCAATTCAGTTTTGCATCTATGAGCAAATGCTAATGGGATATAAGTTAGCG GCAAAGAGAGATCCGAAGGATGCGGAGATCGCTATAGTTGGTGCTTTTGCTG GTGCAATAACTGGAGCCATGACTACTCCACTCGATGTAGTGAAAACCAGATTAATGGTCCAG GGATCTGCTAACCAGTACAAAGGGATTTTTGATTGTGCCAGGACCATagcaaaagaagaaggaacCCGTGCTCTTTTGAAG GGTCTTGGACCAAGAGTATTATGGATCGGTGTTGGAGGTGCAATCTTCTTTGGTGTCCTTGAAAAGACAAAGCAAATACTCGCTCAAAGGTGCCCACAGCCTAAGATGTGA
- the LOC118061794 gene encoding S-adenosylmethionine carrier 1, chloroplastic/mitochondrial isoform X3, whose translation MDAPAFQKISLGALEYKRCNSPMEPPCRFFASVSAAENKPFYFLHAMYEGIIAGGAAGVIAEAVLYPIDTIKTRLQAVHGGGKINFKGLYSGLAGNLAGVLPASAIFVGVYEPTKQKLLKSLPENLSALAQLTAGAIGGAASSLVRVPTEVVKQRMQTGQFASAPDAIRLIVSEEGFKGLYAGYGSFLLRDLPFDAIQFCIYEQMLMGYKLAAKRDPKDAEIAIVGAFAGAITGAMTTPLDVVKTRLMVQGSANQYKGIFDCARTIAKEEGTRALLKVAADHMRLHFSTI comes from the exons ATGGATGCACCAGCTTTTCAGAAAATCTCTCTTG GTGCATTGGAGTATAAGAGGTGCAATTCTCCAATGGAGCCTCCGTGTAGATTTTTCGCATCAGTCAGTGCAGCTGAGAACAAACCATTTTATTTCTTACATGCGATGTATG AGGGCATCATAGCTGGAGGTGCTGCAGGTGTTATTGCAGAAGCAGTTTTATACCCTATTGATACAATTAAAACTCGATTGCAG GCTGTTCATGGTGGAGGGAAAATCAATTTCAAGGGTCTTTATTCTGGATTGGCTGGAAATCTTGCTGGTGTCTTACC GGCTTCTGCTATATTTGTTGGCGTATATGAACCCACAAAGCAGAAATTGCTAAAATCTTTGCCCGAAAACCTCAGTGCCTTAGCCCAGCTG ACTGCAGGTGCCATTGGAGGTGCTGCTTCTTCTCTTGTTCGTGTGCCAACAGAG GTTGTTAAGCAAAGGATGCAAACTGGGCAATTTGCTTCAGCCCCTGATGCCATCCGTCTTATTGTCTCTGAGGAGGGTTTTAAAGGTCTCTATGCG GGGTATGGATCCTTTTTATTGAGAGACTTGCCATTTGATGCAATTCAGTTTTGCATCTATGAGCAAATGCTAATGGGATATAAGTTAGCG GCAAAGAGAGATCCGAAGGATGCGGAGATCGCTATAGTTGGTGCTTTTGCTG GTGCAATAACTGGAGCCATGACTACTCCACTCGATGTAGTGAAAACCAGATTAATGGTCCAG GGATCTGCTAACCAGTACAAAGGGATTTTTGATTGTGCCAGGACCATagcaaaagaagaaggaacCCGTGCTCTTTTGAAG GTTGCAGCAGATCACATGAGGCTTCACTTTTCTACCATTTGA
- the LOC118061794 gene encoding S-adenosylmethionine carrier 1, chloroplastic/mitochondrial isoform X4 → MDAPAFQKISLGALEYKRCNSPMEPPCRFFASVSAAENKPFYFLHAMYEGIIAGGAAGVIAEAVLYPIDTIKTRLQAVHGGGKINFKGLYSGLAGNLAGVLPASAIFVGVYEPTKQKLLKSLPENLSALAQLTAGAIGGAASSLVRVPTEVVKQRMQTGQFASAPDAIRLIVSEEGFKGLYAGYGSFLLRDLPFDAIQFCIYEQMLMGYKLAAKRDPKDAEIAIVGAFAGAITGAMTTPLDVVKTRLMVQGSANQYKGIFDCARTIAKEEGTRALLKIYSQIQRQILRFQ, encoded by the exons ATGGATGCACCAGCTTTTCAGAAAATCTCTCTTG GTGCATTGGAGTATAAGAGGTGCAATTCTCCAATGGAGCCTCCGTGTAGATTTTTCGCATCAGTCAGTGCAGCTGAGAACAAACCATTTTATTTCTTACATGCGATGTATG AGGGCATCATAGCTGGAGGTGCTGCAGGTGTTATTGCAGAAGCAGTTTTATACCCTATTGATACAATTAAAACTCGATTGCAG GCTGTTCATGGTGGAGGGAAAATCAATTTCAAGGGTCTTTATTCTGGATTGGCTGGAAATCTTGCTGGTGTCTTACC GGCTTCTGCTATATTTGTTGGCGTATATGAACCCACAAAGCAGAAATTGCTAAAATCTTTGCCCGAAAACCTCAGTGCCTTAGCCCAGCTG ACTGCAGGTGCCATTGGAGGTGCTGCTTCTTCTCTTGTTCGTGTGCCAACAGAG GTTGTTAAGCAAAGGATGCAAACTGGGCAATTTGCTTCAGCCCCTGATGCCATCCGTCTTATTGTCTCTGAGGAGGGTTTTAAAGGTCTCTATGCG GGGTATGGATCCTTTTTATTGAGAGACTTGCCATTTGATGCAATTCAGTTTTGCATCTATGAGCAAATGCTAATGGGATATAAGTTAGCG GCAAAGAGAGATCCGAAGGATGCGGAGATCGCTATAGTTGGTGCTTTTGCTG GTGCAATAACTGGAGCCATGACTACTCCACTCGATGTAGTGAAAACCAGATTAATGGTCCAG GGATCTGCTAACCAGTACAAAGGGATTTTTGATTGTGCCAGGACCATagcaaaagaagaaggaacCCGTGCTCTTTTGAAG ATATATTCACAAATCCAGAGGCAAATCCTTAGGTTTCAATAA
- the LOC118061792 gene encoding probable choline kinase 3 isoform X1, whose product MIRLFNWSAPPCVTVSQNLTRNPTRFYSRPSFIISKEETLKLRHNKVFPTKMVMKTNGFVDGILPDELKKVLRLVGSEWGDVVDDMESLQVIPLKGAMTNEVFQINWPTKCGNLDRKLLVRIYGEGVEAFFNRDDEIRTFECMSKHGQGPRLLGRFADGRVEEFIHARTLSAADLRDHEISALVAAKMREFHNLEMPGPRTVLLWNRMRDWLVEAKSMCSAKCVKEFRLDSLEDEISMLEKELSHDYLDIGFCHNDLQYGNIMLDEETRSITLIDYEYASFNPVAYDLANHFCEMVANYHSETPHILDYNKYPGLEERRRFVDTYLSSAGKQPSEDEAVLLLHEVERYTLASHLFWGLWGIISGYVNKIDFDYMEYARQRFRQYWLRKKRLLGSSDNHVNGYVAYGTGSG is encoded by the exons ATGATTCGCCTGTTTAACTGGTCCGCGCCTCCGTGTGTAACTGTCTCACAGAATCTGACACGCAATCCCACCAGATTCTACTCGCGGCCCTCTTTTATCATCAGCAAGGAGGAGACG CTAAAACTTCGTCACAACAAGGTTTTTCCTACAAAGATGGTGATGAAAACAAATGGATTCGTCGACGGTATTTTACCAGATGAGCTGAAGAAAGTCCTTCGATTAGTAGGATCGGAGTGGGGAGATGTGGTTGATGACATGGAATCATTGCAGGTGATACCTTTGAAGGGGGCTATGACTAATGAGGTTTTCCAGATAAACTGGCCTACAAAGTGTGGTAATCTTGATCGAAAATTATTGGTTCGGATTTATGGTGAAGGTGTTGAAGCTTTTTTCAACAGGGATGATGAGATTAGGACTTTTGAGTGCATGTCAAAGCATGGACAAGGTCCTAGGCTTCTTGGCCGGTTTGCTGATGGAAGGGTTGAAGAGTTCATTCATGCTAGA ACACTATCAGCTGCTGATCTTCGTGACCATGAAATATCTGCTCTGGTGGCTGCGAAGATGAGAGAGTTCCACAATCTTGAGATGCCCGGTCCTAGGACTGTACTCCTCTGGAACAGGATGAG GGACTGGCTGGTTGAAGCCAAAAGCATGTGCTCTGCCAAATGTGTGAAAGAATTTCGTTTGGATAGTCTAGAAGATGAGATCAGTATGCTAGAGAAGGAGCTGTCACATGACTATCTAGATATTGGGTTTTGTCACAATGACCTGCAGTATGGCAACATAATGCTCGATGAAGAGACAAGATCAATCACCTTAATC GATTACGAGTATGCAAGTTTCAATCCTGTTGCATATGACCTTGCAAATCACTTCTGCGAAATGGTAGCGAATTATCATTCGGAAACACCACATATCTTGGACTATAATAAATACCCAG GACTTGAGGAGCGCCGCAGATTTGTTGACACATATCTAAGTTCTGCAG GGAAGCAGCCCAGTGAAGATGAAGCAGTGCTACTACTTCATGAGGTGGAAAGGTACACTCTGGCCAGCCATCTCTTTTGGGGATTATGGGGAATAATCTCG GGGTATGTGAACAAAATAGACTTCGACTATATGGAGTATGCTAGGCAAAGGTTTCGGCAGTATTGGCTGAGAAAGAAAAGACTCCTGGGATCCTCCGATAACCATGTAAATGGATATGTAGCGTACGGTACGGGATCAGGGTAA
- the LOC118061792 gene encoding probable choline kinase 3 isoform X2: MVMKTNGFVDGILPDELKKVLRLVGSEWGDVVDDMESLQVIPLKGAMTNEVFQINWPTKCGNLDRKLLVRIYGEGVEAFFNRDDEIRTFECMSKHGQGPRLLGRFADGRVEEFIHARTLSAADLRDHEISALVAAKMREFHNLEMPGPRTVLLWNRMRDWLVEAKSMCSAKCVKEFRLDSLEDEISMLEKELSHDYLDIGFCHNDLQYGNIMLDEETRSITLIDYEYASFNPVAYDLANHFCEMVANYHSETPHILDYNKYPGLEERRRFVDTYLSSAGKQPSEDEAVLLLHEVERYTLASHLFWGLWGIISGYVNKIDFDYMEYARQRFRQYWLRKKRLLGSSDNHVNGYVAYGTGSG, translated from the exons ATGGTGATGAAAACAAATGGATTCGTCGACGGTATTTTACCAGATGAGCTGAAGAAAGTCCTTCGATTAGTAGGATCGGAGTGGGGAGATGTGGTTGATGACATGGAATCATTGCAGGTGATACCTTTGAAGGGGGCTATGACTAATGAGGTTTTCCAGATAAACTGGCCTACAAAGTGTGGTAATCTTGATCGAAAATTATTGGTTCGGATTTATGGTGAAGGTGTTGAAGCTTTTTTCAACAGGGATGATGAGATTAGGACTTTTGAGTGCATGTCAAAGCATGGACAAGGTCCTAGGCTTCTTGGCCGGTTTGCTGATGGAAGGGTTGAAGAGTTCATTCATGCTAGA ACACTATCAGCTGCTGATCTTCGTGACCATGAAATATCTGCTCTGGTGGCTGCGAAGATGAGAGAGTTCCACAATCTTGAGATGCCCGGTCCTAGGACTGTACTCCTCTGGAACAGGATGAG GGACTGGCTGGTTGAAGCCAAAAGCATGTGCTCTGCCAAATGTGTGAAAGAATTTCGTTTGGATAGTCTAGAAGATGAGATCAGTATGCTAGAGAAGGAGCTGTCACATGACTATCTAGATATTGGGTTTTGTCACAATGACCTGCAGTATGGCAACATAATGCTCGATGAAGAGACAAGATCAATCACCTTAATC GATTACGAGTATGCAAGTTTCAATCCTGTTGCATATGACCTTGCAAATCACTTCTGCGAAATGGTAGCGAATTATCATTCGGAAACACCACATATCTTGGACTATAATAAATACCCAG GACTTGAGGAGCGCCGCAGATTTGTTGACACATATCTAAGTTCTGCAG GGAAGCAGCCCAGTGAAGATGAAGCAGTGCTACTACTTCATGAGGTGGAAAGGTACACTCTGGCCAGCCATCTCTTTTGGGGATTATGGGGAATAATCTCG GGGTATGTGAACAAAATAGACTTCGACTATATGGAGTATGCTAGGCAAAGGTTTCGGCAGTATTGGCTGAGAAAGAAAAGACTCCTGGGATCCTCCGATAACCATGTAAATGGATATGTAGCGTACGGTACGGGATCAGGGTAA